The DNA region TCGGGGACGTTGAGCTCCAAGGGTCCCTCTTCGCCCCAGGCCTCAAATGCCGCCCAGACGGCGCGCGCCAGCGTGGCGTGCCGGTCGATCACGGCGTCGAGCCCCTCTTCGTGAACGATCATGTCGAGCGCTGTGCGCAACCCGTAAAGATGGTGCGTGGGCGCCGTCCCGTCAAAGAGCTGGTAGTATTGCCCTGGATTGGCGCGCGGACGCCAGTCCCAGTAATGGGTGACGCAGGCGGCCTCCTCGCGCGCCGCATCGGCCTTGTCGGAGAAGAAGACGAAGCCCATGCCCGGCGGGGTCATCAGGCCCTTCTGGCAGCCCGCCACCATGACATCGACGCCCCAGTCATCCATCCGAAAATCGTCGCAGCCGAGGCAGGCGATACAGTCCACCATGAGCATCGCCGGGTGCCCGGCTGCGTCCATGGCGGCCCGGAGGGCGCCGATATCGCTCTTCACGGAGGTGGAGGTGTCCACCTGAACACACAGGATCGCCTTGATCTGGTGGTCCTTGTCGGCACGCAGCGCGTCTTCGACCTGTGTGTAGCCCATGGCGGACCGCTTCCCGAAGTCGATGAACTCGCACTCGATCCCGAGATACCCGGCCATGTTGGACCAACCATGGGCGAAAAAGCCCGTTGCCAGCACGAGGACCTTGTCGCCCGGAGAGAGCGTATTCGCGAGCGCCGCCTCCCAAGCCCCGTGCCCATTGGCAATGTACATCGCCACATGTCCCGTGGATCGCGCCACGGCCTTGAGATCGGGGATGATGGACGCCGTCATTTCCACGAGCTGGCCCGCATAGATGTTCGGCGCGGGGCGATGCATCGCCTGGAGCACCCGGTCGGGGATCACGGAAGGCCCTGGGATCGCCAGCATGGGGCGACCTGCCGCGAGAGACTGTCGAATGGCACGCGTTTGATTGTTCATGCTTGCGAGGTATGCCGAGGCCCACGCCCCGTCAAACCTTGCTTGGCCCGGGCCTTGCGCCTAGAGGTGGCACAGCCCAAATCATGGGCACCCGAGCAGACCGACATGACCTCCCTCCGACAGAGCATAAAGGGCTTGGCCCGCATCACGCCCGAGACCCTCTCGACGCGGCTAGGGCGCGTGTGGGCTTACGTCTGCTACAATCTGTTCGACCACGGCTTTCTCCGGATCTGGTGGACCAACCTCGAGGAAATCGCGCCGGGCGTGTGGCGCTCGAACCAGCCCGGGCCGCAGCGGATGGCGCAATACGCCCGCATGGGGATCAAGAGCGTCCTTATCCTGCGTGGCAGCGGTGAGAAGGCCCACTTTCAGTTGGAGCAGGAGGCCGCCGCGCGACACGGCATCAAGCTCCACATCCTCGGCATCCATGCGCGCAAAGCAGATCGCGCAAGCGCCCTCCTCGCGCTCCTTAAGACCTTCGAGGAGATCGAAGGCCCGTGGCTCATGCACTGCAAATCGGGCGCGGACCGGGCGGGCCTTGCCTCCGCGCTCTATCTGCTCTCCATCGGGCGGCCGCTTTCAGAAGCGCGCAAGCAGCTCTCCTGGCGCTATGTTCACCTCAAGAGCACGCTCACCGGCGTCCTTGATGTCCTGCTGGACCAGTATGAAGAGACGCTCGAAGAGGAGCCGATGGAC from Pseudomonadota bacterium includes:
- a CDS encoding aminotransferase class V-fold PLP-dependent enzyme; its protein translation is MNNQTRAIRQSLAAGRPMLAIPGPSVIPDRVLQAMHRPAPNIYAGQLVEMTASIIPDLKAVARSTGHVAMYIANGHGAWEAALANTLSPGDKVLVLATGFFAHGWSNMAGYLGIECEFIDFGKRSAMGYTQVEDALRADKDHQIKAILCVQVDTSTSVKSDIGALRAAMDAAGHPAMLMVDCIACLGCDDFRMDDWGVDVMVAGCQKGLMTPPGMGFVFFSDKADAAREEAACVTHYWDWRPRANPGQYYQLFDGTAPTHHLYGLRTALDMIVHEEGLDAVIDRHATLARAVWAAFEAWGEEGPLELNVPDPSHRSNAVTSLRIGAPHGTALREWMDQVAGVTLGIGLGMAPSDDPAWHGFFRVGHMGHVNAHSILGTLGSIEAGLTALGIPHGEGGTRAAASVISGAAAGEPTIGDLGPHG
- a CDS encoding sulfur transferase domain-containing protein produces the protein MAQPKSWAPEQTDMTSLRQSIKGLARITPETLSTRLGRVWAYVCYNLFDHGFLRIWWTNLEEIAPGVWRSNQPGPQRMAQYARMGIKSVLILRGSGEKAHFQLEQEAAARHGIKLHILGIHARKADRASALLALLKTFEEIEGPWLMHCKSGADRAGLASALYLLSIGRPLSEARKQLSWRYVHLKSTLTGVLDVLLDQYEETLEEEPMDIKTWLETRYDRARLTKEFQEGRRHGKPWPRK